A portion of the Streptomyces erythrochromogenes genome contains these proteins:
- a CDS encoding NmrA family NAD(P)-binding protein, with the protein MTTTRATQATRATRATRATLVIGAGGTTGRRVTAGLIAKGRCVKAAGRTPTPQPGAQPVRFDWNEPATWTEALDGVDRVYLIPPTGSPDPAEVMLPFLHQARTAGVRRAVLLSSSAIPAGGPAVGRVHEQLPGLFEEWAVLRPSWFMQNFADPAPHARTIRDDGAILTASGDGRVGFIDAEDIAAVAVHALTDEQAPNTDLILTGPQALSYADVAAIITDVTGLPVVHRQLTFEELRDRWAAEIPLEFATMLAAMDRAIAGGAEDRTSDTVERLTGRRPGTLRAFVEREVRAAASH; encoded by the coding sequence ATGACGACCACCCGGGCCACCCAGGCCACCCGGGCCACCCGGGCCACCCGCGCCACGCTCGTCATCGGGGCCGGCGGCACCACCGGCCGCCGCGTCACCGCCGGACTGATCGCCAAGGGCCGCTGCGTCAAGGCCGCCGGCCGAACCCCCACCCCGCAGCCGGGCGCGCAGCCCGTCCGCTTCGACTGGAACGAGCCCGCGACCTGGACCGAGGCCCTCGACGGCGTCGACCGCGTCTACCTCATCCCGCCCACCGGCTCCCCGGACCCGGCCGAAGTCATGCTGCCCTTCCTCCACCAGGCGCGCACGGCAGGCGTACGCCGTGCGGTGCTGCTCAGCTCGTCGGCCATCCCCGCGGGCGGCCCCGCCGTGGGCCGGGTGCACGAGCAGCTGCCCGGCCTGTTCGAGGAGTGGGCGGTGCTGCGGCCCTCCTGGTTCATGCAGAACTTCGCCGATCCCGCCCCGCACGCACGGACCATCCGCGACGACGGCGCCATCCTCACGGCCTCGGGCGACGGCCGCGTCGGATTCATCGACGCCGAGGACATCGCCGCCGTAGCCGTACACGCCCTGACCGACGAACAGGCCCCCAACACCGACCTGATCCTCACCGGGCCGCAGGCGTTGAGCTACGCGGACGTCGCCGCGATCATCACGGACGTCACCGGCCTGCCCGTCGTTCACCGGCAGCTGACCTTCGAGGAGCTGCGCGACCGCTGGGCGGCCGAGATTCCGCTGGAGTTCGCCACCATGCTGGCGGCCATGGACCGCGCCATCGCCGGCGGTGCGGAGGACCGTACCTCGGACACCGTCGAGCGCCTCACCGGGCGCCGCCCGGGCACCCTCCGGGCCTTCGTCGAACGGGAGGTGCGGGCGGCCGCGAGTCACTGA
- a CDS encoding nuclear transport factor 2 family protein, translating into MTIPMTAAELYRHSLRLLLAKDIPAWVDLWHTDGVLEFPFAPQGWPPRLEGKAAVGEYMRHYPDHVDLHDFPEVAIHQTTVPETIVVEMRGVGRLVKTDTSYDMAYIAVVTVENGLITSYRDYWNPLAASQPGADFTGANR; encoded by the coding sequence ATGACCATCCCCATGACGGCTGCGGAGCTGTACCGCCACAGCCTGCGCCTGCTGCTGGCGAAGGACATCCCCGCCTGGGTCGACCTGTGGCACACCGACGGTGTCCTGGAGTTCCCCTTCGCACCCCAGGGCTGGCCGCCGCGCCTCGAAGGCAAGGCCGCGGTCGGCGAGTACATGCGTCACTACCCCGACCACGTCGACCTGCACGACTTCCCCGAGGTGGCGATCCATCAGACCACCGTCCCCGAAACGATCGTGGTCGAGATGCGCGGGGTCGGCCGGCTGGTGAAGACCGACACCTCCTACGACATGGCCTACATCGCCGTGGTCACGGTCGAGAACGGCCTCATCACCTCCTATCGCGACTACTGGAACCCCCTCGCCGCGTCCCAGCCGGGCGCCGACTTCACCGGAGCGAACCGATGA
- a CDS encoding GtrA family protein, with product METAQSRSRSRQQATRPGAVSAFARFVVCGGGVGLASSFAVGALAAWIPWVLANALVTAVSTLLATELHARFTFGAGGRASRRQHAQSAGSAVAAYAVTCMAMLALRQLVETPDPVLEQVAYLSASAFAGVARFAVLRLVVFARNHSQAADALRGPRTLPATVARTAAPANSAELCRAA from the coding sequence ATGGAGACAGCGCAGAGCCGGAGCCGGAGCCGGCAGCAGGCGACGCGGCCCGGCGCCGTCAGTGCCTTCGCCCGCTTCGTGGTCTGCGGGGGCGGCGTGGGGCTCGCCTCCAGCTTCGCCGTGGGGGCCCTCGCCGCCTGGATTCCCTGGGTTTTGGCCAACGCCCTGGTCACCGCGGTCTCCACGCTCCTCGCGACCGAGCTCCACGCCCGCTTCACCTTCGGTGCGGGCGGTCGCGCGAGCCGGCGCCAGCACGCGCAGTCGGCCGGGTCCGCGGTGGCCGCGTACGCCGTGACCTGCATGGCGATGCTGGCCCTGCGGCAGTTGGTGGAGACGCCCGATCCGGTGCTGGAGCAGGTCGCCTACCTGTCGGCCTCCGCGTTCGCAGGCGTCGCGCGGTTCGCGGTGCTCCGCCTCGTCGTGTTCGCCCGGAACCACTCGCAGGCCGCGGATGCCCTCCGCGGGCCTCGGACCCTGCCCGCGACCGTGGCCCGCACCGCGGCCCCGGCGAACTCCGCGGAACTCTGCCGCGCCGCCTGA
- a CDS encoding RNB domain-containing ribonuclease: MPRRPMRMSEAAKAALATALKKLRTDLQAPSGFPAPVLAAAEAAARAPRLPDRDATDLPLFTIDPPDSKDLDQAMYLERRPGGGFRVHYAIADVAAFVTAGDALDAEARKRIVTLYFPDGKVPLHPPVLSEGAASLLPNQKVPALLWEHDLDAHGEVTRSSVSRALVRSRAKLDYAGVQQAIDSGTAEESVALLRDIGTLREAVEAERGGISLSLPDQEVTFEDGSFRLRYRAALAVDGWNEQISLMTGMAAAKMMLDGGPGILRTQDRAPTHEVTRLHHIAQGLGIDWPHHVSYAELIRSLDPHDRKHAAFLHEAAGALLVKSVYKSFPDHDHIPAETVHAAIAAPYTHCTAPLRRLVDRYAGELCVAVGADREAPEWVLAALGDLPSRMEKAKGNAADRQSLDLVEAALLMDRVGSTFDAVVIDTDAELAQPNPREGQVQLAEPAVLGRVTSAAVDLELGASARVKLERADPAFPDKNRRVLFSLVQDQR, encoded by the coding sequence ATGCCACGCCGCCCGATGCGCATGTCCGAAGCGGCCAAGGCCGCGCTGGCCACCGCCCTGAAGAAGCTACGGACCGACCTGCAGGCCCCCTCGGGCTTCCCCGCCCCCGTGCTCGCGGCGGCCGAAGCCGCCGCCCGCGCGCCCCGGCTCCCCGACAGGGACGCCACCGACCTGCCGCTCTTCACGATCGACCCGCCCGACTCGAAGGACCTCGACCAGGCCATGTACCTGGAGCGGCGGCCCGGGGGCGGTTTCCGCGTCCACTACGCCATCGCCGACGTTGCCGCCTTCGTCACCGCCGGCGACGCGCTGGACGCCGAGGCCCGCAAGCGGATCGTGACCCTGTACTTCCCCGACGGCAAGGTGCCGCTCCACCCGCCCGTGCTCTCCGAGGGCGCCGCCAGCCTGCTGCCGAACCAGAAGGTCCCCGCCCTGCTGTGGGAGCACGACCTCGACGCCCACGGCGAGGTGACCCGGTCGTCCGTGAGCCGTGCCCTCGTGCGCAGCAGGGCCAAACTCGACTACGCGGGCGTGCAGCAGGCCATCGACTCCGGCACCGCCGAGGAGTCCGTGGCCCTGCTGCGCGACATCGGCACCCTGCGCGAGGCCGTGGAGGCCGAGCGGGGCGGCATCTCGCTCAGCCTGCCCGACCAGGAGGTCACTTTCGAAGACGGATCGTTCCGGCTGCGCTACCGGGCCGCGCTGGCCGTCGACGGCTGGAACGAACAGATCTCCCTCATGACCGGGATGGCCGCGGCCAAGATGATGCTGGACGGCGGCCCCGGCATCCTGCGGACCCAGGACCGGGCCCCGACCCACGAGGTGACGCGACTGCACCACATCGCGCAGGGCCTCGGCATCGACTGGCCGCACCACGTCTCGTACGCCGAGCTGATCCGCTCCCTCGACCCGCACGACAGGAAGCACGCGGCCTTCCTCCACGAGGCGGCCGGCGCCCTGTTGGTGAAATCGGTCTACAAGTCCTTCCCCGACCACGACCACATCCCCGCAGAGACGGTCCACGCGGCGATCGCGGCACCGTACACGCACTGCACGGCCCCGCTGCGGCGCCTGGTCGACCGGTACGCCGGCGAACTGTGCGTCGCCGTCGGCGCGGACCGGGAAGCACCCGAGTGGGTGCTGGCGGCGCTGGGCGACCTGCCGAGCAGGATGGAGAAGGCGAAGGGAAACGCGGCGGACCGGCAGTCCTTGGACCTGGTGGAGGCGGCGCTGCTCATGGACCGGGTGGGCAGCACCTTCGATGCCGTGGTCATCGACACGGACGCGGAACTGGCGCAGCCGAACCCGAGGGAGGGACAGGTTCAACTGGCGGAGCCCGCCGTGCTGGGCAGGGTGACCTCCGCCGCCGTGGACCTCGAACTCGGTGCGAGCGCCCGGGTCAAGCTCGAACGGGCGGACCCCGCCTTCCCCGACAAGAACAGGCGCGTCCTCTTCAGCCTGGTGCAGGACCAGCGCTGA
- a CDS encoding protealysin inhibitor emfourin yields MLITVTRSGGFAGGLEKLSALDTTGRADAADLEELAQQAVAPVPDGYRYRITVDDEVLDLQDPCLSDAQRTLIRTVLGVGA; encoded by the coding sequence ATGCTGATAACGGTCACCCGCTCCGGAGGCTTCGCCGGCGGCCTGGAGAAGCTCAGCGCACTCGACACGACCGGACGCGCGGATGCGGCGGATCTGGAGGAGCTCGCCCAGCAGGCCGTCGCCCCCGTGCCCGACGGCTACCGCTACCGGATCACCGTCGACGACGAGGTGCTCGACCTCCAGGACCCCTGCCTGTCCGACGCCCAGCGGACGCTGATCCGTACCGTCCTCGGCGTGGGCGCCTGA
- a CDS encoding alpha/beta fold hydrolase: MEIRVGQVAVHAVEHGAGRPVLVLHGAGVDHREAEACFEPALDGAAGLRRIYPDLPGMGRTPAPASLRSADDLVDTLLRFADEVTDGTAYLLVGHSAGAYFAQAMAARRPERVAGLALVCPLLPGVREVPEHRVVVGAGDIGDDAFRGYFVIQTPEMLERYRRYVAPAAALVDEAALERIGARGALTPEPPPAPAYPGPTVVVAGRLDSTVGHAAAVDLVHHYPHASLAVVDDAGHALPHEQPELLRALLAEWLTRVERSL, from the coding sequence ATGGAGATCCGAGTCGGCCAGGTGGCGGTCCACGCCGTGGAGCACGGGGCCGGGCGGCCCGTGCTGGTGCTCCACGGCGCCGGCGTCGACCACCGCGAGGCCGAAGCCTGCTTCGAGCCGGCTCTCGACGGAGCCGCAGGACTGCGGCGGATCTATCCAGACCTCCCCGGGATGGGCCGGACGCCCGCACCCGCATCTCTGCGCAGCGCCGACGACCTCGTCGACACTCTGCTGCGCTTCGCCGACGAGGTCACGGACGGGACCGCGTACCTCCTCGTCGGCCACTCGGCCGGCGCGTACTTCGCACAGGCGATGGCCGCACGGCGCCCGGAGCGGGTCGCCGGCCTGGCGCTCGTATGCCCGTTGCTGCCCGGAGTGCGCGAGGTACCGGAGCACCGCGTGGTCGTCGGAGCCGGGGACATCGGCGACGACGCCTTCCGGGGCTACTTCGTCATCCAGACACCCGAGATGCTCGAACGGTACCGACGCTACGTGGCGCCGGCCGCGGCCCTCGTCGACGAGGCGGCGCTCGAGCGCATCGGCGCACGCGGGGCGCTCACACCCGAGCCCCCGCCCGCGCCCGCGTACCCCGGGCCGACGGTGGTCGTGGCCGGGCGGCTGGATTCGACGGTCGGCCACGCCGCCGCGGTCGACCTCGTCCACCACTACCCGCACGCCTCGCTCGCCGTGGTCGACGACGCAGGACACGCCCTGCCGCACGAGCAGCCGGAACTCCTGCGCGCCCTCCTCGCCGAATGGCTCACGCGCGTCGAGCGCTCGCTCTGA
- a CDS encoding DUF4232 domain-containing protein produces the protein MRTVRKGWKTCTLGVVAVAALLSSAACDSGGADQGKSPTASGTPTAPGAATPSGSPSPAGTTARPGDSSGTAGPSQSPGDGTTAIAACNDNDLSIDTSGWRQDSGQHLLITATNFTDKACTLYHYPYVRFGTDIGGPIAPTDSKPQAVATIGPKEKAYAGVFVFRPGQQTRTVTSFSLGYQDRAPGSNRDVASLDIRLSDEVGSLTVGPNPRVTHWNTDLRAVEDFLFRSGNS, from the coding sequence ATGCGCACTGTCCGCAAGGGTTGGAAGACCTGCACTCTCGGGGTGGTGGCCGTCGCCGCGCTCCTTTCGTCCGCGGCCTGCGACTCCGGCGGCGCGGACCAGGGCAAGAGCCCGACCGCCTCCGGTACCCCCACCGCGCCCGGCGCCGCCACGCCGTCCGGTTCCCCGAGCCCGGCCGGAACGACAGCCCGGCCCGGCGACAGCAGCGGTACGGCCGGCCCCTCGCAGAGTCCGGGTGACGGCACCACCGCCATCGCGGCCTGCAACGACAACGACCTCTCGATCGACACGTCGGGATGGCGCCAGGACTCGGGCCAACACCTCCTCATCACGGCCACCAACTTCACCGACAAGGCATGCACCCTCTACCACTACCCGTACGTCCGCTTCGGCACCGACATCGGCGGTCCGATCGCCCCGACGGACTCCAAGCCGCAGGCCGTCGCCACGATCGGGCCGAAGGAGAAGGCGTACGCGGGCGTGTTCGTCTTCCGGCCCGGCCAGCAGACGAGGACCGTCACGTCGTTCTCGCTCGGCTACCAGGACCGTGCCCCCGGCAGCAACAGGGACGTGGCATCGCTGGACATCAGGCTCTCGGACGAGGTCGGATCCCTGACCGTGGGCCCCAACCCCCGTGTGACGCACTGGAACACCGATCTCCGCGCCGTCGAGGACTTCCTCTTCCGGTCCGGCAACAGCTAG
- a CDS encoding nucleotide disphospho-sugar-binding domain-containing protein, which translates to MRVLFTGPASAGHLFPMIPTAQALRAAGHEVLFAGSQPLHQLRQAGFPVVEIGDGRTIRDVFEQSTGEEVRYVATDLTTDQILDRAAHGFALLSRPTVDGLLDVAESWGADLLVYDSFQASAPLVAAKLKIPSVIQNFGVTSGHDMVGRLSANFTEAYETYGVAGPAEPTALNIVPASLGGDPGGLRMRYLPYNGGGFVPRELLRRGTRPRVAVTLGTVLSELDGVRAIVRLIEAAASVDAEFLLAVGDADLAPLGTLPDNVRPLPWVPLAELLTASDAVIHHGGSGTLLTALQAGLPQLLLPQGADHFTNADALMATGAALRSASDDVDAALVTRLTVDPDLREAADRLRAENAALPTPAETVPALEALASA; encoded by the coding sequence ATGCGCGTACTCTTCACCGGCCCGGCCTCGGCCGGGCACCTCTTCCCCATGATCCCGACCGCGCAGGCCTTACGCGCCGCCGGGCACGAAGTGTTGTTCGCGGGCTCGCAGCCGCTGCACCAGCTGCGCCAGGCAGGGTTTCCGGTGGTCGAGATAGGCGACGGCCGCACCATCCGGGACGTGTTCGAACAGTCCACGGGCGAGGAGGTGCGTTACGTCGCGACCGACCTGACCACCGACCAGATCCTCGACAGGGCGGCCCACGGCTTCGCGCTCCTGTCCCGTCCCACCGTGGACGGTCTGCTGGACGTTGCCGAGAGCTGGGGCGCCGACCTGCTCGTCTACGACTCGTTCCAGGCCTCGGCCCCGCTGGTCGCGGCCAAGCTCAAGATCCCGTCCGTGATCCAGAACTTCGGCGTCACCTCCGGCCACGACATGGTCGGCCGGCTGTCCGCCAACTTCACCGAGGCGTACGAGACGTACGGGGTGGCCGGCCCTGCCGAGCCCACCGCGCTGAACATCGTCCCGGCCTCCCTCGGCGGTGACCCGGGCGGCCTGCGGATGCGCTACCTGCCGTACAACGGCGGCGGTTTCGTCCCCCGCGAACTGCTCCGCCGCGGCACCCGGCCGCGCGTGGCCGTCACCCTGGGCACGGTGCTGAGCGAGCTGGACGGCGTCCGCGCCATCGTCCGCCTGATCGAGGCCGCCGCGTCGGTGGACGCCGAGTTCCTGCTCGCCGTGGGCGACGCCGATCTCGCGCCGCTCGGCACCCTTCCGGACAACGTGCGCCCGCTGCCCTGGGTCCCGCTCGCCGAGCTGCTGACCGCGTCCGACGCGGTGATCCACCACGGCGGGTCCGGCACCCTGCTCACCGCCCTCCAGGCCGGGCTGCCCCAGCTCCTCCTCCCCCAGGGCGCCGACCACTTCACCAACGCCGACGCCCTCATGGCGACCGGCGCCGCCCTGCGCTCCGCCTCCGACGACGTCGATGCCGCGCTCGTCACCCGGCTGACCGTCGACCCCGACCTGCGCGAGGCCGCCGACCGCCTCCGCGCGGAGAACGCAGCCCTTCCGACCCCGGCCGAGACGGTCCCCGCCCTGGAGGCCCTGGCCTCCGCCTGA
- a CDS encoding response regulator, protein MTVLVVGVPDGEQLELLRSGIQRNPHFQVVSHAHDPAVALAHARVLLPDITVMSLPAGLDSIESDPEVLRVFRGVRGLDPPSGVVLRTPAAQVPRAVSGLVVEGAVHIVREGDFDALMRALRTIGLRRASCDPDEMP, encoded by the coding sequence ATGACGGTCCTGGTGGTCGGAGTGCCCGACGGAGAGCAGCTGGAACTGCTGCGCTCGGGCATCCAGCGCAACCCGCACTTCCAGGTCGTATCGCACGCCCACGACCCCGCCGTCGCCCTCGCGCACGCCCGCGTCCTGCTGCCCGACATCACCGTCATGTCCCTGCCGGCCGGGCTCGACAGCATCGAATCGGACCCGGAGGTCCTCCGCGTGTTCCGGGGGGTGCGGGGTCTGGACCCGCCGAGCGGTGTGGTGCTGCGGACGCCCGCTGCGCAGGTGCCCCGTGCGGTGTCCGGCCTCGTGGTCGAGGGGGCCGTCCACATCGTGCGCGAGGGGGACTTCGATGCCCTGATGCGCGCCCTGCGCACGATCGGCCTGCGGCGTGCCAGTTGCGACCCGGACGAGATGCCCTGA
- a CDS encoding DUF3291 domain-containing protein has protein sequence MTEPAPGAHLAQLNVATLLHPFEDPRIAPFVEMLDPVNSAADGAPGFVWRLVEEGEGDATGLRPAGEDVIVNLSVWETREALWDFAYRSGHLEVMRRRREWFRRHVEAHLVLWWVPAGHLPTVGEALERLSDLRAHGPSPRAFTFASTYTAAEAARHLPAAVPSACP, from the coding sequence ATGACCGAACCCGCGCCCGGCGCCCACCTCGCCCAGCTCAACGTCGCCACGCTCCTCCACCCCTTCGAGGACCCGCGCATCGCGCCGTTCGTCGAGATGCTCGATCCGGTCAACTCCGCCGCCGACGGAGCGCCCGGCTTCGTGTGGCGCCTCGTCGAGGAGGGCGAGGGCGACGCCACCGGCCTGCGCCCGGCGGGCGAGGACGTCATCGTCAACCTGTCCGTGTGGGAGACCCGGGAGGCCCTGTGGGACTTCGCCTACCGCAGCGGGCACCTGGAGGTGATGCGGCGGCGCCGCGAATGGTTCCGGCGGCACGTCGAGGCGCACCTGGTGCTCTGGTGGGTCCCCGCCGGTCACCTGCCGACCGTCGGGGAGGCTCTGGAGCGGCTGAGCGACCTGCGGGCGCACGGACCCTCCCCGCGCGCCTTCACCTTCGCCTCCACGTATACCGCAGCCGAGGCGGCCCGGCACCTTCCGGCCGCCGTGCCGTCTGCATGCCCCTGA
- a CDS encoding helix-turn-helix transcriptional regulator produces the protein MTDIDAIAVLQDPVRRRLYEYVAAQGREVGRNEAAEAVGVARTLAAHHLDRLTGAGLLESGSRRLTGRSGPGAGRPAKVYTRARVERSVSLPARDYRTAAELLAEAAEQAGLDAGLCVAARRRGESLRGAAAPCGGLDEAVELLAARGYEPHLEQGEGSETGQGAVVRMRNCPFHAVAERFPPLVCGMNLALLEGLIGTDGPVRARMDARPGECCVVVEASKNNEH, from the coding sequence GTGACGGACATCGACGCGATCGCGGTGCTGCAGGATCCGGTGCGCCGCCGACTGTACGAGTACGTGGCTGCTCAGGGGCGCGAGGTCGGCCGCAACGAGGCCGCCGAGGCTGTCGGAGTGGCGCGTACGCTCGCCGCGCACCACCTGGACCGGCTGACCGGGGCGGGGCTGCTGGAGAGCGGTAGTCGCCGCCTGACGGGACGGTCGGGGCCGGGGGCCGGCCGGCCGGCCAAGGTGTACACGCGGGCGCGGGTCGAGCGGTCGGTTTCGCTGCCCGCCCGCGACTACCGCACCGCCGCCGAGCTGCTCGCCGAGGCCGCCGAGCAGGCCGGACTGGACGCCGGGCTCTGCGTTGCCGCGCGCCGCAGGGGCGAGTCCCTGCGCGGTGCGGCGGCGCCCTGCGGCGGGCTCGACGAGGCCGTGGAGCTGCTGGCCGCCCGCGGCTACGAACCGCACCTGGAACAGGGGGAGGGGAGCGAGACCGGCCAAGGGGCCGTCGTCCGCATGCGCAACTGCCCGTTCCATGCCGTCGCCGAACGCTTCCCGCCGCTCGTCTGCGGCATGAACCTCGCGCTGCTGGAAGGGCTGATCGGTACCGACGGTCCGGTCCGCGCCCGCATGGACGCCAGGCCGGGGGAGTGCTGCGTGGTGGTCGAAGCTTCTAAAAACAATGAGCATTGA
- a CDS encoding DUF2199 domain-containing protein: protein MNYTAEAPAVWDAAFADAEDCLLSPEQCVVRGRHYFVKGLIEIPVIGSDDVFSWGVWVSLSRENFSRAADLWDRPGREGEKPYFGWLTTELPVYSATTLNLKTHVHTRPVGERPYVELEPTDHPLAVEQRTGITLDRVREIAAAVLHSGDSTQA, encoded by the coding sequence ATGAACTACACGGCCGAGGCACCTGCCGTGTGGGATGCGGCCTTCGCCGATGCGGAAGACTGCCTGCTCTCGCCCGAGCAGTGCGTGGTCCGGGGTCGGCACTACTTCGTCAAGGGCCTGATCGAGATACCGGTCATCGGCAGCGACGACGTGTTCTCGTGGGGCGTCTGGGTCTCGCTCAGCCGCGAGAACTTCTCCCGGGCGGCGGACCTGTGGGACAGGCCCGGCCGCGAGGGCGAGAAGCCGTACTTCGGCTGGCTCACCACCGAACTGCCGGTCTACTCGGCCACGACCCTCAACCTCAAGACCCACGTCCACACCCGCCCCGTCGGTGAGCGTCCCTACGTCGAGCTCGAACCCACCGACCACCCCCTCGCAGTGGAACAGCGCACGGGGATCACCCTGGACCGCGTGCGGGAGATCGCGGCGGCCGTGCTCCACTCCGGCGACAGCACGCAGGCGTGA
- a CDS encoding MFS transporter, translating to MEVPVGLDLSRVMRSSPYWPVISHPTLRRVLPGFAVSSLGDGMAVVAVSWLAIELAPAADRGFWVALAAAAYTLSGAVGALLLGRFLRHRRPSQLAGWDAALRAGALGAVPVLHAFGALGIEGYVALLAVSSALHSWGQAGVYTLIARVLPDRDHLAGNAVLSGVGAISTVLGPPLATLLIVFGGPAAVLAVDAATFVVLALTFLVGVPRDAVPEPKDDTASRTAGFAVIRRVPALSGLLALSFMFFFLFGPVYVALPLHVSDDLGASAGLLAVYYTAFGIGAVLGSVLTGFLGRWRMWPTTVGIVIGFGALMLPLGLGAPTAVSVVCFGAAGLLWPPYSSLSTTLFQRSAPGALLPQALAASSAVRVLSVPLGTALGGPLVAGFGAAGALRLSGAGIALVGLVAAAALALRTARTRHEPPTGPAEPACAEPPAGTGWEAGRP from the coding sequence GTGGAGGTACCCGTGGGCCTGGACCTGAGCCGTGTGATGCGTTCTTCGCCGTACTGGCCGGTTATCAGTCACCCGACGCTGCGGCGGGTCCTCCCGGGGTTCGCCGTCTCGTCCCTGGGGGACGGCATGGCCGTGGTGGCCGTGAGCTGGCTGGCGATCGAGCTGGCGCCGGCTGCGGACCGCGGGTTCTGGGTGGCGCTCGCGGCGGCCGCCTACACCCTGTCCGGGGCGGTGGGCGCTCTGTTGCTCGGCCGCTTCCTCCGCCACCGCCGACCCAGTCAACTGGCCGGCTGGGACGCGGCGTTGCGCGCGGGCGCGCTGGGGGCCGTCCCGGTGCTGCACGCCTTCGGCGCACTCGGCATCGAGGGGTACGTCGCGCTGCTGGCGGTCTCCTCCGCACTGCATTCCTGGGGGCAGGCGGGTGTCTACACGCTGATCGCCAGGGTGCTGCCGGACCGCGATCACCTGGCGGGCAACGCCGTGCTGTCGGGTGTGGGAGCGATCTCCACGGTGCTGGGGCCGCCGCTGGCGACGCTGCTGATCGTGTTCGGGGGCCCGGCAGCGGTGCTGGCCGTGGACGCAGCGACGTTCGTCGTCCTCGCACTCACCTTCCTGGTCGGGGTCCCCCGGGACGCGGTCCCGGAGCCGAAGGACGACACGGCCTCGCGGACGGCCGGTTTCGCGGTGATCCGGCGCGTTCCGGCGCTGTCCGGCCTCCTCGCGCTGAGCTTCATGTTCTTCTTCCTCTTCGGCCCGGTGTACGTGGCGCTCCCGCTGCACGTCTCGGACGACCTGGGTGCCTCGGCCGGCCTGTTGGCGGTGTACTACACGGCCTTCGGCATCGGCGCCGTACTGGGCTCGGTGCTCACCGGCTTCCTCGGCCGGTGGCGGATGTGGCCGACGACGGTCGGCATCGTCATCGGCTTCGGTGCACTGATGCTCCCCCTGGGCCTGGGTGCCCCGACGGCCGTGTCGGTCGTCTGCTTCGGGGCGGCCGGACTGCTCTGGCCGCCCTACTCCTCGCTGTCGACCACCCTTTTCCAGCGCTCCGCGCCCGGTGCTCTGCTGCCGCAGGCCCTGGCGGCGAGTTCCGCGGTACGGGTGCTGTCGGTGCCCCTCGGCACCGCGCTCGGGGGGCCGCTGGTGGCCGGTTTCGGCGCGGCAGGGGCGCTGCGCCTGTCCGGTGCGGGCATCGCGCTGGTGGGCCTGGTCGCCGCCGCCGCGCTGGCCCTGCGGACCGCGCGGACGCGCCACGAACCGCCGACGGGCCCCGCGGAGCCGGCCTGCGCGGAGCCGCCGGCGGGGACGGGCTGGGAGGCGGGGCGGCCGTAG
- a CDS encoding GNAT family N-acetyltransferase, translating into MSRLPAEPLAGYGIRPARPTESAAIAALLVRAFADDPVMAWMVPAVDRERRIARYFRLAQRQQRPRPGGVRVAATGDGRLLGAALWSGPGRWKASAVRELATLPEYARVFGLRGMPRAGEVQNAMHEAHPDTPHWYLPTVGTDRGLQGRGVGSALLRQQLTECDRLGQPAYLESSNITNIPFYEGLGFRVTGEIRLPGGGPTLWPMWRG; encoded by the coding sequence ATGAGCAGACTCCCAGCAGAGCCGTTGGCCGGCTACGGCATCCGGCCCGCCCGGCCCACCGAGTCCGCAGCGATCGCCGCGCTCCTGGTCCGCGCCTTCGCCGACGACCCGGTCATGGCGTGGATGGTCCCCGCCGTCGACCGGGAACGCAGGATCGCCCGCTACTTCCGGCTGGCCCAGCGCCAACAGCGGCCGCGCCCGGGCGGCGTCCGGGTCGCCGCGACGGGCGACGGGCGGCTGCTGGGCGCGGCGCTCTGGTCGGGGCCCGGGCGCTGGAAGGCCTCCGCGGTACGGGAACTGGCGACGCTGCCCGAGTACGCGCGCGTCTTCGGCCTCCGTGGGATGCCGCGGGCCGGGGAGGTCCAGAACGCCATGCACGAGGCCCATCCGGACACGCCGCACTGGTACCTGCCGACGGTGGGGACGGACCGGGGACTCCAGGGGAGGGGGGTCGGCTCGGCACTGCTGCGCCAACAGCTGACCGAGTGCGACCGGCTCGGGCAACCCGCCTACCTGGAGTCCAGCAACATCACCAACATCCCCTTCTACGAGGGGCTGGGCTTCCGCGTCACCGGTGAGATCCGCCTCCCGGGCGGCGGGCCGACCCTGTGGCCGATGTGGCGCGGCTGA